The Methanosarcinales archaeon genome includes the window ATATGTCAAAAGACCTGTTAGAAAAAGGAGCCATCGTCCAGCGCGATAAAGAGACCTATGCTATAGCTCCACACATTCCTGGCGGAATAATAGATGTCAGTACACTAAGGAAGATCGCTGATGTGGCCGAGAAATACAATGCAGCAGCGGTTAAGATCACATCTGCCCAGCGAATGGCCATTGTAGGAATAAAGGAAGCTGACATTGATAATGTCTGGACTGACCTGGGAATGCCTACCGGGGCTGCTATCGGATTATGCGTACGAAGCATTAAGATATGTCCTGGTACTACCTTCTGTAAACGCGGTCAACAGGACTCAGTGGGTGTGGGATTAAAACTGGATGAAAAATATCATGGAATGGAGCTTCCGACAAAGTTAAAAATGGGAGTCTCAGGCTGCCAGAACACCTGTGCAGAATCCAGTATCAAGGACATAGGTCTGATAGGGACCTCCAAAGGATGGAGACTACTTGCGGGCGGGAGTTCTGGTATCAAACCCAGACTTGCAGATATAATTGCAGAAGAGCTTGATGATGATGTTGCACTGAAACTGGTGGAAAATATTATCAATTTCATAAAGGAAAATGGTCAGAAGAAACGTCTGGGATGGGTAATTGAAGAGATGGGGTTAGAGGAATTTAAAAAGAAAGTGCTGTAAATATGGAATTAATGCCAATAAAATCAATTGCCATATTGGCATTTGTTTTTTTCCTGATTGTTCCTGCACATGCAATTCACCTGGAAGATGGGGTAACTATTCCAGTCGTAGCAGACTATTCTACCAAAGAAGGAGAAACTGGAATTTTGCTAAATGCTACAGTGATCGTTACTGAAGGCGATGGGCGAGTATTCGTAGATACTCAACCATATACCCAGGTGGACCTGCAGGGTTCGACCAGAATTGCTGCGTTGGTGGCATCTGATATCACAGGTATAGACCCAAGTAAATATGACTTCTATTACATCATTGAGATCACGTCCCCACTTATTGGTGGTCCTTCTGCTGGTGCTGCACTTACCATAGCCACGATAGCAGAGATAGAGAACTGGCCATTAAAAGAAGGTGTGGTAATGACAGGTATGATCAATCCTGATGGTAGT containing:
- a CDS encoding NAD(P)/FAD-dependent oxidoreductase, with the translated sequence MSKDLLEKGAIVQRDKETYAIAPHIPGGIIDVSTLRKIADVAEKYNAAAVKITSAQRMAIVGIKEADIDNVWTDLGMPTGAAIGLCVRSIKICPGTTFCKRGQQDSVGVGLKLDEKYHGMELPTKLKMGVSGCQNTCAESSIKDIGLIGTSKGWRLLAGGSSGIKPRLADIIAEELDDDVALKLVENIINFIKENGQKKRLGWVIEEMGLEEFKKKVL